In Hydra vulgaris chromosome 06, alternate assembly HydraT2T_AEP, a genomic segment contains:
- the LOC136081340 gene encoding uncharacterized protein LOC136081340: MNCTLLFESDAELEEHMLSGLHTVPKSLTSLDKVRNSFVHKMKITSQLNMPISSSSNSASVKDKPHCMNIFLLQGWALPVRSSFRFSNQQKELLYKYFIRGEESGNKMRPEQVHMQLRRELPPDQYVTSQQIRSLFSRFSNLKRKGKLVEPTTENNESSQVNDNKEVYGENDDFNLAGDNEDDNKYEEDIANLAKEICLVWKVNDWVAVAYEKQWNIGYIVEVSITGIRVNCMINGQEKNTFCWPVTSEEINNQTDKIICLVNAPFLISGCGDYSLSEEDYNTVISLFLEKLTAAE; this comes from the exons ATGAATTgtactttattatttgaaaGCGATGCTGAGTTAGAAGAACACATGCTATCCGGTCTTCATACAGTTCCGAAATCATTAACATCATTGGATAAAGTTCGCAACTCGTTTGTTCATAAGATGAAAATTACTTCACAACTAAATATGCCAATTTCTTCATCCTCTAACAGTGCTTCCGTAAAAGACAAACCACATTGCATGAACATTTTTCTATTGCAAGGTTGGGCATTACCAGTTCGaagttcttttagattttcaaatcaGCAGAAAGAACTgttgtataaatactttattcgtGGAGAAGAATCAGGTAATAAAATGAGACCTGAGCAGGTTCACATGCAGCTGAGGAGAGAACTTCCGCCTGATCAATATGTAACTAGCCAACAGAtaagatctttattttcaaG ATTTAGTAACCTGAAAAGAAAAGGTAAGCTGGTAGAACCGACaacagaaaataatgaaagtagTCAGGTTAACGATAACAAAGAAGTTTATGGCgaaaatgatgactttaatCTGGCAGGAgacaatgaagatgataataaatatgagGAAGACATCGCCAATCTTGCAAAAGAAATTTGTCTTGTATGGAAAGTGAATGATTGGGTTGCTGTTGCATAtgaaaaacaatggaatattggatatattgtggag GTATCTATAACTGGGATCAGAGTTAATTGTATGATTAACGGGCAAGAGAAGAATACTTTTTGCTGGCCAGTTACTAGCGAGGAGATAAATAAccaaactgataaaattatctGTTTAGTAAATGCTCCTTTTCTAATCAGTGGTTGTGGCGATTATTCATTATCCGAAGAAGACTATAATACAGTCATATCATTATTCTTAGAGAAACTTACTGCAGCAGAGTAG
- the LOC136081011 gene encoding uncharacterized protein LOC136081011, translated as MFYIHQLGDVDVKKHLINLKVMRLNDNNIWEENGLIANRLKRNLEKDEQICAFHRYTFGIAWSPPKTCFHPHHLNIKGKKSPTLRASPIHVVISMSKRYNEVFSVGAMLCFTHLKQETALSRVNENTNLCTETQTQQEQTYMTPATPDEEFDPGEINVSQEILDESLRSRESVTEVLNASPIKFRLKRKFEYLEDTTKDKLKRKYVRLENLLKKKFAESVAPGQEEILIDFLNSKNVDETNSPLPIEIIRAQKVYKQSDSMGKLVILSLLDHTKYTKKFIMNTFECTKHRIETARKWHASHKGLAFPEKKVFVRSSLDQTKCEHFLDFIFTSGILHDVAYGIIKLKYDSGEEQKIVHAILTTKYSHAIMFYRKSCSENNYIPLSDSSLWKVLHAIKPSSRKSLAGLDDVTASGMNGFQTLQKLAQRFSSKSLEAALEKGKRYLKTSYQTNCSVNDSNISSHSSKHALSDPSEKNLQSNTEISEVVCADCYDLCKAIEMIKELTIQNSDDADSIYDLEIAVKDVFNYIKHLMRDSQQKKAKIEAFKQLNDETAFWLKDFCQKILPVRYREGQREYFGKKGMSLHVDIFFIKIAGKLFKRVYFTSMYRCDQGIGDVVSLATAVLDQFRIDQPHIKKMFTKSDNAGCYQGNLSAEAIYNVCKERDIKLLRYDYNEPCCGKDQCDRESAVVKTILRSYVDSGNNLLTAEDIHKAMHYSFGAKDAKVAVAQISNDKTVVTGPKIKNISNYHSFEFGEKSMKMWRYFNIGEGIEQEYGNLKIQPSIKLLLPYTKTDNSIKCNKSLKEKQKRSDRQL; from the exons atgttctaCATTCATCAGCTGGGAGATGTTGATGTTAAGAAACACCTCATCAACTTAAag gtcATGCGATTAAACGATAATAATATTTGGGAAGAAAATGGACTTATTGCAAATAGacttaaaagaaatcttgaaaAGGATGAACAAATATGTGCTTTTCACCGGTACACGTTTGGTATTGCATGGAGTCCTCCAAAAACATGCTTTCATCCTCACCatctaaatataaaaggaaaaaaatctcCCACTTTAAGGGCGTCACCAATACATGTCGTCATATCAATGTCAAAGCGATACAATGAAGTATTTTCAGTTGGTGCAATGCTGTGTTTTACCCATTTAAAGCAAGAAACTGCTTTATCTAGAGTCAACGAAAACACCAATTTATGTACAGAAACACAAACACAACAAGAACAAACATATATGACACCTGCTACTCCAGATGAAGAATTTGATCCCGGTGAAATTAATGTTTCACAGGAGATTTTGGACGAATCTCTAAGAAGCCGTGAGAGTGTAACTGAGGTTCTTAATGCAAGtccaataaaatttagattaaaaaggaagttcgaatatctggaagatactactaaagataagttaaaacgCAAGTATGTTCGcctagaaaacttattaaagaaaaaatttgcggAATCTGTTGCTCCTGGACAAGAGGAAATACTTATTGATTTTCTTAACAgtaaaaatgttgatgaaacaAATAGCCCTCTCCCAATTGAAATTATTCGTGCTCAGAAAGTATATAAGCAAAGTGATTCCATGGGAAAGTTAGTTATCCTCTCATTATTAGACCATACCAAGTAtaccaaaaagtttataatgaacACATTTGAGTGTACCAAACATCGTAtagaaacagcaagaaaatggCATGCATCTCATAAAGGGTTGGCATTTCCAGAGAAGAAAGTATTCGTCCGATCTAGTCTTGATCAAACAAAGTGTGAACATTTCTTAGACTTTATATTTACAAGCGGTATTTTGCATGATGTTGCTTATggaataatcaaattaaaatacgaCAGCGGTGAAGAACAAAAGATAGTGCATGCAATACTGACGACAAAATATAGCCACGCTATCATGTTCTATCGAAAAAGTTGTagtgaaaacaattatatacCATTATCTGATTCAAGTTTGTGGAAAGTATTGCATGCAATAAAACCTTCAAGTCGAAAAAGCTTAGCTGGATTAGATGATGTTACTGCTTCAGGCATGAATGGTTttcaaacattacaaaaattggcACAAAGATTTAGTTCTAAATCTCTCGAAGCTGCccttgaaaaaggaaaaaggtatttgaaaacGAGTTATCAAACCAATTGTAGTGTCAATGACTCAAACATTTCTTCTCATAGCTCAAAACATGCCTTATCAGATccatctgaaaaaaatcttcaatccaACACAGAGATATCAGAAGTGGTATGTGCCGATTGCTATGATTTGTGCAAAGCTATAGAGATGATCAAAGAACTAACAATTCAAAATTCTGACGATGCTGATTCTatttatgatttggaaattgctgTAAAGGATGTATTCAACTACATAAAACACCTGATGAGAGATTCTCAACAGAAAAAGGCAAAAATCGAAGCTTTTAAGCAATTAAACGATGAAACTGCTTTCTGGcttaaagatttttgtcaaaaaattcttCCGGTTCGATACAGAGAGGGCCAAAGAGAGTATTTTGGCAAGAAAGGAATGAGTTTACATGTGGATATATTCTTCATAAAAATAGCAGGAAAGTTATTCAAACGTGTTTACTTTACTTCAATGTATAGGTGTGATCAGGGAATAGGTGATGTTGTTTCGTTAGCCACTGCAGTTTTAGACCAATTCAGAATTGATCAACCGCATATCAagaaaatgtttaccaaatctgATAATGCCGGCTGCTATCAGGGAAATCTTTCAGCTGAAGCAATCTACAATGTATGCAAAGAGAGAGATATAAAGTTGCTGAGATATGATTATAATGAACCCTGTTGTGGAAAAGATCAATGTGACAGGGAGAGTGCAGTTGTAAAGACAATTTTAAGGAGTTACGTTGACTCTGGTAATAATCTTTTGACTGCTGAAGATATACACAAGGCTATGCATTATAGTTTTGGCGCTAAAGATGCAAAAGTAGCAGTTGCTCAAATTAGCAATGATAAAACTGTAGTTACTGGACCAAAGATTAAGAACATTAGCAACTATCACTCATTTGAGTTTGGTGAGAAAAGTATGAAGATGTGGCGTTATTTCAATATCGGTGAGGGAATTGAACAAGAGTATGGAAATCTTAAAATTCAACCCTCGATTAAGTTGTTGTTGCCATATACCAAAACAGATAATTCAATTAAGTGTAACAAGTCACTTAaggaaaaacagaaaagaagtGACAGGCAATTATAA